The following is a genomic window from Sporosarcina jeotgali.
TATTCTCCTCAACGATACTCAAATATATCACTTTTATTTCATACTCTTTTCTGACGATATCAATAAGCTTTAACATGGCTTTTTTGCCTAATCCTTTACCCTGAAACTTTTCATCTATTATTATCCGATCAATCCAAGTATCTTTATTTGGACCGAAAGAACCGTACATAGCAAAGCCAATAATATCTTCTTCACTATATATAGCTACTGGATGCCATTGTTGAATTTCTTTGGCTTCGGCTAGACATTCCTCTACTGGTTCAATATATTTCTCTTGTCCCGG
Proteins encoded in this region:
- a CDS encoding GNAT family N-acetyltransferase — its product is MNNIYITDIDETNECMVRNIRVKPGQEKYIEPVEECLAEAKEIQQWHPVAIYSEEDIIGFAMYGSFGPNKDTWIDRIIIDEKFQGKGLGKKAMLKLIDIVRKEYEIKVIYLSIVEENKVAYHLYKDIGFVFMNEKDPNGELIFKYTIQ